The window AATTTACGAACTTCAGGTCATGGATACTAACCCGGGCAGTGTCCGAGACCGCAGTTCATCATAGGAAATCAATACAGGCATAGGCCCGGTTGCCCGTATTGTTCCAACAACAATTGCATATGAAAAATATTATGGCGTTTGTGGTTGCCGCAGCCATGACCATGGGCTTTTCAAAAGCCGATGTAGATCCCCTTCCTATCGGATCTCCCATGCCTAAGGCTGACATCAAAATGAAGGATGTATCAGGAAAACTGGTCTCCCTGGCTGATGCAAAGACCAATAATGGATTGGTGGTTATGTTTAGTTGCAATACCTGTCCTTATGTGATGAAAAACCAGGCCAGGACAAGGGATATCCTCAATTATGCCCAACAAAAAAAACTGGGGGTAATCATCCTGAACTCCAATGAAGGGGTGAGGGATAAAGAAGACTCCTATTCATCCATGCAAAGCTACGCGCGCACCCAAAGTTATGATTGGCCTTATGTGGTGGACAGTAATAACGAACTGGCCGATGCATTCGGGGCTACGCGAAC is drawn from Flavihumibacter rivuli and contains these coding sequences:
- a CDS encoding thioredoxin family protein, which gives rise to MKNIMAFVVAAAMTMGFSKADVDPLPIGSPMPKADIKMKDVSGKLVSLADAKTNNGLVVMFSCNTCPYVMKNQARTRDILNYAQQKKLGVIILNSNEGVRDKEDSYSSMQSYARTQSYDWPYVVDSNNELADAFGATRTPECFLFNGNGKLVYHGAIDDSPADDTKITRQHLKEAINEMLTGKDIAVKESKSIGCAIKRKN